Part of the Thunnus albacares chromosome 11, fThuAlb1.1, whole genome shotgun sequence genome, CTGCATTTACGCTGTAGTGGGCAACAAGGCCGATCTCACAGACCTTAAAGCTCAGCTGCCTCAGGAGACAGATGTGGTGTCAGAGGACCGAACTGAGTGTGAGGAGAACCAGACGGAGCCACAGGTGCTGTCTGCTTGCCCCACACCCCCGGCCTCCCCCGCATCCCTCACTGGCACGATGCTTCACAAACAGGTTACCCATGAGGATGCAGCAGCTTTTTATGGGAGAATACTGCGCTACAAGGGCCTGGATGAAAAGAACAGCCTGCCTGCAGAGAGGATGTGCTTCGAGACAAGTGCAAAGACGGGGTATAATGTGGACACTCTGTTTGAGACGCTGTTTGATCTGGTGCTGCCCTCCATCCTGAGGAAGAGAAATGAGAACCAGGAGTCTCCTACAGTGGATCTGGAGGAGTGCAGGGGGGCCACCAGCAAGAGGTCTAGATCTGCCTGCTGCTAGGATGCGAGGGTGGAGAAGCTGCTACGAGCAGAGACTTGTTTTAACAAAGGACAATCAATGGGTTGCTCTGAGCACCAAATTACATACTGTGACGGTACTACTTATTTGCCTTGACTGAGACCCAATAGCATCAATGACCCCCCagtaacgcacacacacacacttacaacaGACATGTCTTGATGCTGTGAAAACGGTCAAACTGAAAGGCATAGTGCCCAGCGACACTTCAAATATTTCAATGTAAGGACAGTCAAACTGAAAAGTGTAGTGTCCAGCGACATTTTAAGTGTGTCAATGTAAGGAAGGGAAATGAACAAGTGTTGTGTCTATCACTCTATGCTTTGAAAAGCTTTCATCCCAACAACTGAAACTGCACTTGTGTCCCAAAGATTTGTCCGGAGGCGAATAACACACATCAGAAGTCAAACACTGCtatttgttaatgttttggaatgtCACTAATTTAACAGCACTAATTGTTACTCGAGTGGCACACTGCACTGTGTTTATTATAGTTTAATTTTTCATAAATCACACTTCTTTTGTCCACTTTGATGCTCTGCTACTAGCATTGATACTGATTTTTATACTCTATCGGCACATTTTTGACTTTTCAATGAGTGTAAATAGTGAACACCCCTGTTGAATTTTTAAGTACGCTGTCAtaataaagatttttattttgcagtcgGTGTGGTCTGTCAGATTAAGATAAGATTGAGAGTTATTGTGAGAATAAAACGACACAGGAAGtattacaaacaacatttaatctTTACAATTCAATGAAATTATTATGTTATGGGAATTACAGTAATTACAttgcaatgaaaacaaatggTGTCAGTATCTTTATAATCAGTCTTTTTATGTCCAAACAAGTGTGTTTACTTTTTGCCTACTTTCTAATTTGTATGAAATATTCTAATCTAAGCCAGGATCACTGACCAGAGCGAGGATTTGCTGCAGTCAGACCTTTGATCCAGACTGTTTACTTTCTGTCTGGTTGGCAGCTTGGGGCGGTTCAATCATTAGTAGCTTAGGAAAATGAGTGTGACGTGGGTAGTATTAgataagatatatatatatatatttaaaactcTTAGGGGAAGGGGGTCAAGTTCATTCAGTTGATATAAATACAAAGAGAATCAGTGCATTGTGTGAATGTATGGTGtatgaaaaattataaaaaatgaagagagaaatTTGCCATAGTTGATAAATGCATAAACAGATTAACAACTTAAAAACACAtgtcattttataaaatgttgtaGGCACAATATCATAAAAGCAGGATAATACTGTCAATAGTATCAACCAACAACAGTTCAAGACCTCTCATGACACATTCTTTTACCTCCTTGAGAAGCAGTGTTAGTGGCTTTATGGTGGGCTGTAAGTCctaaaagatgaaaacatgtaGATAAACTGAAGCTGTGCATATACATTGGCATCTTTGGTTCAGCTGTAGAGTACGGTCTCTGATCTGTGTCATAGTAGCTGAGGTAATAAGTTAACAGTAAGCACCAATCcacatttaacataaaaatacttgTTTTCCCATAATGCTGCTGACTTCATTACAGGGCTTCTGTCTTATCTACAGCGGGACTCTTTTCACTCAAAGCTCAAGGCGTCAAACAGTCATTGCATATCTGAGCTCTGTGGCTTGGGGAGGAAGCTTCCCATTCACATTGATCTAAGTCGATGTTTCAGATCCCCTTTGCTGATAGGTTTAGTACATGGATAGAGAGATGACACTAGACCACTGTCAATGGAACAACCTCTTTTTGTCAGCGTTACTGTAGTGTCTTTCACAAGTTCTTCATGCAGACCTGGCAACGGCTGATGCGTGACAGGAGCTGGCCTGCTTTGAGCGTCTCTGATACCGGCTGAGTGTGAAACGACTGATCTATGGAGGTTAGCCAGAAGCTGTGCTTGTTAGCAAAATAGTGGCATGTGCCTTTGGCCCCGTTACACTCAATGAATGGTGTTGTTCGGAAGTCCTCCAGGCAGGAGCCAGGCGATGACAAGGATTGACCCCCACCTTCATTTCCTGCCGCTGTATGCTGTGGGGACAAAGGTGAGAGTGGGGAGTGATGAGGTAGGTGAGAACAACAATGGGGTCCCATGCAATGGGGCTccgttaaaaacacatcagtgagcacCACTGTTGCATGGTGTGACATGTTTCTTTATGTGCTACTCCGTCTGTGGCTCTTGAGCTTTGTGTAATTTGAAAAAATCCCTTTTTGGAGACTCGAGCTTTACAACAGAAAGAGTGCGTTATGAACTAATCGGTGGAGAGACACTGGCACCAAGTTGCATTCTGATctttttacacaaacattttctgtctgAACTCACCATGACAAAAGAGTAGCCAATCCACAGGCTGCGCCAGCCCACTGGGCACTGTGGGATAGTGACGTCCTGGCTATGGACTGCTATGGCAACTGATGGAGCCTCACATACTGAGCAGCGGCTGATATACGGTTTGATCTCTCCCTCTTCTACAGGCATCATAGGAAGCGGAGCTGTTGTTGACAACCAGTAGGACTTATCATTTCTGCTGGCATAGTAACAAATGTCTCCAGGATTGCAGTACAGGAAGGGCATGGTGTTAAACCGTGGGAGGCAGGAACCAGCCAAacctgaaaaagacaaacaaccaAATGAAAATCTTTTTCAAAAGGCAAGGCATATTTATTGATATAGTAAATTTCATACACTAACtcaattcaaaatgcttttaCATAATGCATAAAAGAGTAATGTTAGAAGATTAGAACAGAAGTACAGGGTGGATTATGTTCCCAGATCTTAAAATCTAGTTAAATGCAATGGAGAACATAACAGTTTTTAATTTTGCTTTAAAAGATGATCAAAGTTGAgttatgtttttgtgaaaaTCTGTTCTAGTTACATGTAGCATAACAAAGTAGTTCCTGCTTTGTAGATAGGATGCTGTTGGACACTGGATTGGACACTGAATCTGAGATTCAATCTGGGAATCTTCGCCTGACCAATCACTGCATCCTGGTAAGACTgtataacaaaaacacactggcATATATCTAGACAATGCACTgataactgattattttctgggTTTAACGTGTTAGCAAAATCCCTGtaacaaaatcataattatacCCTGCAGAATTTTGAGCACATTGACATATTATAGAACAACTTAATTAGTCATCTTGACTTACCAAGATCCTGGTTGTGGGCCTTTTCCTGACCCTCAAGGTACAGCAGACTGTATCCGTCCCACAGTTTAGACATGCCCACAGGGCACATGGGCGTCTGTTCTGATTGACTGTGTTTAACCAACAAGTAACCCACACTGACACTGCGGCCAGGCATACCAGGTAACCCACTGATACCAGGTTTGCCACGGTGACCTATTGAAAAATGAGTTCAGAACTGTGTTTTAGTTTCATTGCAACACAAAAGCTTTCATATCTGTGTTTCCACCTCTGCTcagataattaataataatacaaacagACCTTGAGGAGCTCTCTAGTCCTCAGCTCTCTGCTaatagttttcagttttcagttctCAGTGCTTAGTCGTGTTTTATTCACTTATCCAACTTTCACATAAAGTAACAATAACAAACCTCTTGGTTACTGGTTCCCTGCCTGAATCTCCACCtactttaaaatcatttaatccAGGTTTATTAACCTAATCCTAAACTGCCCCACAGTGTCAGACGCACCTTCCATGCCTTGCAGACCGGGGTGACCCGTTTGTCCACTCTGTCCACGGAATCCAGGTATTCCTGGTGTACCACCAATCCCAGGCATGCCCTTTTGCCCAATGGGTCCCATGAAACCTGTACAGTAACAGCATATGTGTATATGTTGCTAAGGAGGACATTTCACTTCAGGATGTTCAACAACATATGTTAGAATAACTAACCTGATTCCCCAGGGGGTCCCTTGGGCCCTGGTTCCCCTTTAACCCCCTTTGGTCCTTGGATACCCTGTGGTCCCAGTGGGCCTCTCTCTCCTGGAACTTTGATGGGCTGGGGAGTAGGACCCTGTTTGCCTGGAAACCCACGGAAACCTGCAACACACATCGATCATGTAATAACCATAGATAgaacacatatactgtacataataaataatgagCATTCAGTACATTACGAGTTTATAATTTACCAGGGGGTCCAGTGGTTCCTTTTGGACCAGCTggtcctctctctcccttcacaCCAATCATACCAGGAACTCCCATCAATCCTTGCTCTCCTTTCACTCCTGTAAGACAAAAGCACATTAAGACTGTGCATAGATGGTAGCTGTTGATCATATTATCAGGCTGTATAGGCTTGCAGACAGGTGCATTAATAAGATTTTACAGGCCAagaaataatagttagttgAATACCAGCAAAAAACTTTTGTAGTGCTTTACAGTAGAAGAAAATCAGTAGAAGTGGGAAACAAAGGATTAACTCACAATATGATGTTATTAACATACTGGCTATCTTTCCTGGACTTTTAACACAGAAATAGCAACATATTGTAAAGATGGGTCATTTTTTTGAACTTTgaggtacattttgtttttatctaatGGTTTTCTTTGCAATTATTTGTGGAATTGTGTGTCTTCTGATATGCTACAGGTTATTTGACTCTTGAATTGTAAACATGGCCTGTTTGTCCTGCACTTTGAGCTCACCAAGGCAAGTTCCTAATAGGTTTTGTTGCAATAAAGCTATCTCAACACTCATAAATGGCAAAAGATTAAACTGCCAGAAATTAGTACAGTTGCAGTgttaaaatgccagaaaaaaaatgccagtGAATGAGTGATACATTCTTGCGAAAGTGTCATAAGAGAATGATATTGGTATGCTTGTGGCAGATAATGTATCTCAAGAGactatatcacaatatatttttgtattatttgttcCAACTATACAATAAACCatcatattttgtattgttCAAATGGCTGACCATGATGTTTGATATCCATGACCTGACATAACTTTGGGAGTTGAATTTACATTAAGACCTGCTATTACAATAATGGCATTTGTGGTACAGTGGTAATTTGAACACAACTGGTAGAGACTTTTGCTGGtgaagattttatattttatgcatACCTTTCTTCCCAGAGACACCATTAGGTCCTCTGTATCCAAATGCACCTTGGTCTCCTTGGAATCCTTTCCTACCAGGGAGTCCGGGATACCCATTGAATCCTGATATACCCTTTTCTCCAGTTGGACCATCTTCACCAGGAAGACCTCTGGCTCCAGGGAAACCTGGGAAAAAACAATTTAAGATTAATTAATGCACTTAAGTATGTAAGATGAACAATTACTCACCAGTCTTAAATGACAGTTCATTTCTTTAAAGCGGACCTATTACGCTCATtcccagctctatatttttatttttggactccactaggTTAGCTTTGCAttattcacagttcaaaaaactccttatttatcttataatggccctttatgcagcccctcagttcagcatCTGTCTCTAATAGGCAGTCTtcgctcctgtctctttaaggccccccttccAATGAGCCCaaactgttctgattggccagctttctggaaacctgctgaggggcagctgtatcagagtcgtgtttagttactgctgatgcaaacccaacatttcctgcgCTCAACTGCtttatattaaaagcttttaaatgactaaataacgagacactgttattgtgaaaaatttacatgaaatgaaacatgtccctcactgaattagcaggGCTTTGTTAGCGgcacaacaagatatggacatatttggagctatttgttcagtggaCCAGTTAGAAATAATATAGGGAAGAATAGTataagcagaaacagccacagcgatgatgatgtttgatgaaaagctgcagataaccagcacacctccaacaggtaaaaaaaacttatttttctttgccgtgctgtgtaatggaacTACATAAGCCAACTATGTAAGAATTGAATGCATATCAATGTAGCAATGTGAGATAGGGGGAAAGGAATATAGCACTTTTGACactggtttctttttttaaactgcacaTTTTCACCTTGGTATCCTTTAGGTCCTACATATCCAATTTCCCCAGTGGCTCCTGGTCTGTCTGGGGTCCCATCTGGTCCTTCAGGGCCGAGTAATCCAGCTAGTCCAGGTTGACCCTGATCacctgaacaaataaaacattggaTGGTCttaattttattcttttactgagaGCTCAGTAGGTTTCTTAGATGGTGGGGGCCTTATTCATGCAGAAGAACGGTGAGGTAACCTTGAGCTCCCTGGAAGCCTTTCAAACCCGATGTACCCGGAACACCCTGCTGGTTGTTGGGATCACCGGtgtctcccctctctcctttagTTCCTGGCTGTCCAGCTGGTCCAATGGTATCCACACCTGGTGAAAATAGACCCAGATGTTAAACTCCTAAGGTTTTTACATAACAGACATACCAAGACATGGTTTCTACAAACATTGGATGTAGTAATGAATTTAGAAACTTAACCCATGTTCTACAAAGAATTTACTCAGCTCTCATTCAGCTTAAAGAGCTGCGTAAATTCTTTGTATAAATAGAAGTAATATCTGACTGtattttacattacacacaATGGAAgcaatgtttcctgtttgttttattggttGTGCACCTTACATTTATCTCTAACTGAATTTGATGGCACACCAAACCTTTGTTAACTACTTGCTACATTTATGGTATATTCTGGTAGTAATAGGTGCACAGagaaatcttttttgtttttatgaacacTTGAAATGTGGTAAAATACCTGGAGTTCCAGAGATACCCTTTTGTCCCTT contains:
- the rab20 gene encoding ras-related protein Rab-20, with product MPEQSKMKKPDVKVVLLGDMNVGKTSLLHRYTERKFKDTISTVGGAFFLKQWGPYNISIWDTAGREQFHGLGSMYCRGAAAVILTYDVTNWQSLAELEERFLSLTDTANLDCIYAVVGNKADLTDLKAQLPQETDVVSEDRTECEENQTEPQVLSACPTPPASPASLTGTMLHKQVTHEDAAAFYGRILRYKGLDEKNSLPAERMCFETSAKTGYNVDTLFETLFDLVLPSILRKRNENQESPTVDLEECRGATSKRSRSACC